Below is a genomic region from Streptomyces sp. NBC_00461.
GGGCTCACTTGTGCACAGGCGAGCCCGGATGGTCCCGGTTCGTCCGGTTGAGGTCGGGCTGGTCGAGGTCGCCGAGGGCCAGGTGGGCGAGCACGACCTCGTAGAGATCGGTGCCGGAGGCGAGCAGTTGGCGTTCGAGGACGGGTTCCGCGCTGCGCACGTGCTCGCGCACCGTCTGCGCGTGCACGCCGAGGAGGTGGGCGGCGCGTTCGGCGTTGCCGCCTGCCGCGATCCAGGTGCGCAGGGTGCGGCGGAGGTCGCGGGCGTCGGACTCCAGGCGGCCGAGCAGGTCGTGTGCCCAGGTGCGCAGTGCGGGCCCGGCCAGCAGGTCGCCGAGCCGAGGGTCGGCGGTGTCCGTGGTGCCGGCGGTGTCGACGGGACCGGTCTCGTGGGGTTCCTCCGGCAGGCCGACGCGGGCGTTGATCGCGAGGTGGACGACGGCGCGGGCGGGGAGGTCGGAGAAGTCCGCGCGCAGCAGGCCCTCCACGCGTTCCATGCGGGCGCGGACCGTGTTGCGGCTGACGCCCAGGACCTTGGCCGCGTTCACGGCGGTGAACTCCAGGCCAAGGCGGGTGGTGGCGAGGAGTTCGGCGCGGGTGTGGTGCGCGAGTGTGTCCAGCGGGCGCAGGACCTCGGTCGTCCAGCCGTGGAGCACGGCCGGGTCCATCAGGCGTTCGGGGTGGGTGCGTTCGGCGTAGACGGCTTGCTTGTCGGGCCGGAAGCGGGCGACGGCGAGGGCGCTGACGGCCTGTCCGTAGCCGGTCGCGGTGCGGACGAGGCTCTGCGGGGCGCTGCCGCCGAGGAAGGTGCCCGGCCGCCTGCCGACCAGCAGGCGCAGCTCCGCGGCGGCCGCGTCGTGCGGAGCGACGACGATGACGTGCGCGTCCACGGCGGGGCAGCGCACGACCAGGGCCTGCTCGTCCGTCGCGTCCAGGCATTCCTCGGCGATGCGGTCGCGGTCCTGGGCGCCGGCTTCGAGCACGTAGACACAGGCGGTGTCGGTGTCGAGCAGGCCGGGCCACAGCCCTGCGGCGACACGACGGGCGGAGATGGTGTCCTCGACCATCAGGAGTTGCAGGATGGCCAGGCGCAGATCGGACGTCGCCCGTTGCAGACGGCGTCCGGCCATGCTCGACTCGTGTGCCCTGAGCAGGAGTTCGACCACCTGGGCGGTGTGGGTCACGATGTCCGAGGCCCGGCGGTCGAAAGGTTCCGTGCGGGACACCACCAGCACACCGGCCGAGGCGGGCTGCGGCAGCTCCACTCTGACGAGGCGCAGGTGACGCCCTTCGTCGTCCCAGGCCGCGGAGGCGATGCGGCCGGAGACGATGTCCGCGACGAGGCCCTCGTCCAGCGGTGTCGGCGTTCCGGCGAGGAGGCTACCCGTGTCGTCCTGCAGACAGGCCGTCCCGTGCACCGCGTCCGCGAGCCAGGCGGCGACCCGGCGGATGTCCCGTCCGGTCGGCCGGAGGTGGTCGAGCAGTTCCTGTGCCCACGTCGTGCCGTCGGCGCCCGTCACCTGCGCAGGGCGGGCCCCGTCCTTTCGGCCAGCCATCTCGGCCTTCTCCTCGTCCATCGCATCGACCTCGGCATATCGGTCGGGGACGTTACCTCACGTATGCCCGAAGGCGACACGAGTACGACGTCCGTACGGCGATGCGACGACGACCTTCACACTCCGCGAACGCCGAACACACCTCCCTCGGCGAAGGCCAGTTCGGCGAAGCGTTCGCCGATGCGGAGGTGGGTGGCGGCATCCGGGTGGAGCTGGTCGGGCAGCGGGAGTTCGGCGGAGTCGGACTCCCCGTACAGGTCGCGTCCGTCGAGGTAGTGCAGGTTCGGGTCCTCGGCCGACCGTTGGGCCACTATGCGGTTCAGCTCGTCCCGGATCACGCCGAGGGCCAGTTTCCCGTCGGCACGTTCCGCCGGATCGCCCATGGCGTGGAACTGCAGCCTGCCGTCGCCGAGGGAGGTGAAGTCGATGGCGCTCGGGCCGGGCGTGTCCTCGTGCATCGGGCACAGGATGGGTGAGACGACCAGCAGCGGTGTGGTGGCGTGGCCTTCGCGGACGGTGTCGAGGAAACCGTGGACGGCCGAGGTGAACGCGCGCAGGCGCATCAGGTCGGTGTTGACCAGGTTGATGCCGATCTTGACGCTGATCAGGTCGGCGGGGGTGTCGCGCAGCGTGCGGGCGGTGAACGGGTCGAGCAGGGCGCTGCCGCTCAGTCCGAGGTTGATCAGGTCCACGTCGCCGAGGGAGGCGGCGAGTGCGGGCCATGTGGTGGTGGGGCTCGCCGCGTCGGAGCCGTGACTGATCGAACTGCCGTGGTGCAGCCACACCTTGCGGCCGCTCGGCGGTGCGGGCTCCACCGGGGCGTCGGTGCGCAGGGCGACCAGTTCGGTCGTCTCGTTGTGCGGGAGCCAGATCTCCACGTTCTTGTCTCCCTCGGGCAGGCCGGTGAAGCGCAGGGTGCCCACGGGGCCGGGACGGAGCTCGGTGGTGCCGGCGGCCATGTCGACGGTCACGGTGTTGCCGCCCGTGACGCTCGCCCGGCCGGCCGCGCGGCCGTCGACGAGGAGGTCGTACACGCCGTCGGGACGCGGCGGGGCACCGACGTAGACGCGCTTGGTGGGCAGGGTGTCCAGTTCGACGGCGGTGGCACGCGTACGGAAGGCCAGCCGTACACCCGAGGGCTGGGACTCGGCGCCGGCCAGCTGTGGATCGGTGCACTGGGCGCGGGCCCGGGCGGGCAGTCGGTGCGGCAGTACGCCGTGTTCGGTGTGTTCCACGTCGAGTGCGCCGCGCAGCAGGTCGGCCGTGATCGGCGTGGTGATCCAGTCGTACGTGGTCTGCATGTACTCCGCCTGTCGGTCAAGTGGTGGGTGCGGTGGGCCAGTTGCGCAGCAGGGCGTCAAGGGCGTCAAGGATCCGCGTCCAGGACTCCTCGGAGCCGGGGGCGCTGTGGCTGAAGCCGCCGGCAGTCTCCAGGCTCGAGTAGCCGTGGAAGACGCTGCCAAGCAGCCGTACGGCGTGCGTCTCGTCCGGTTCCGTCAGGTGGTAGCCGCGCAGGATCGCCCGCGTCATCCGGGAGTGGCGGATGCCCGCGCCGGCGGCGGCCGTCTCGGGGTCCAGTCTCAGCCGGGCCGCGGCCGACCGGCCGGGGTGTTCGCGGCCGTAGTCGCGGTAGACGTTCGCGAAGGCCACCAGGGCGTCCTTGCCGGCCCGGCCGGCCAGGGCGTCGGCGGCCCGGTCGGCGAGCTCCTCCAGGGCGAACAGGGCGATCCGTGTCCTGAGGTCCTGGGAGTTGTGCACATGCGAGTACAGACTCGCGACCTTGACGTCGAAGCGCCGGGCGAGCTCCGAGACGGTCACCTGGTCGAAGCCCACCTCGTCGGCGAGCTCAGCACCGGCCCGCACCACACGCTCCGTGGTCAGCCCTACACGCGCCATAACCACCCTTCCCTCCGCCTGAAGCAATTATGTTTTGCCTAAAGCTTTTAGGCAAATTACCGTGTTCTTATGGAACCGCTGACCGAGCAAGAGATCCGTGCCGCGTTCGTGAACTGCACCAAGGGCGAGGCCAAGCGCCTGAACATCCCCCGCGACCTGGCCCTCCAGCCCTGGGAGGACCTCGACTACCTCGGCTGGCGCGATCCACAGGCTCCCGACCGCGCCTACCTCGTGGTCGAGCTGGAGGGCCGCCCCAGGGCCCTCGCGATGCGCTCCTCCACCGCCGGTTCCTGGCAGGCGCGGCGCAGCATGTGCTCGATGTGCCTCACCACCCACTCCGGTGGGGTGTCCCTGATGGTCGCGCCGAAGGCGGGGAAGGCCGGACAGCAGGGCAATTCGGTGGGCGCCTACATGTGCAGCGATCTGGCCTGCTCGCTGTATGTACGCGGCAAGCGGGACGCGGGCATCGGCGCACGGCTCCACGAGACGGTCACCCTGGAGGAGAAGATCGAGCGGACCGTGGCGAACGTCGCCGCGTTCGTCGCCAACGTGACCACGGCATAAGCTCGCCCAATGGCGAAGTACTTCGACGTGCACCCCGACAACCCCCAGCCGCGCACCATCGCCCAGGTCGCGGACAGCATCCGCGCCGACGCGCTCATCGCGTACCCCACGGACTCCTGCTACGCGCTGGGCTGCCGACTGGGCAGCCGTGACGGGATCGAGCGGATCCGGACCATCCGCCATCTCGACGACCGGCACCACTTCACCCTGGTCTGTCAGGACTTCGCGCAGCTCGGCCAGTTCGTACGGGTCGACAACGACGTGTTCCGGGCGATCAAGGCGTCGACACCCGGCAGTTACACCTTCATCCTGCCGGCGACGAAGGAGGTGCCGCGGATGCTGCAGCACCCGAAGAAGAAGACGGTCGGCGTGCGCATCCCCGACCACGTCGTCACCCAGGCCCTGCTCTCCGAACTCGGCGAGCCGCTGCTGTCCAGCACGCTGCTCCTGCCCGACGAGGACGAGCCGATGACACAGGGCTGGGAGATCAAGGATCGCCTCGACCACGTGCTGGACGCGGTGGTCGACTCCGGGGACTGCGGCACCGAGCCGACGACGGTCATCAACTTCTCGGAAGGCGAGGCCGAGATCGTACGGCGGGGGGCCGGGGACGTCAGCCGGTTCGAATGACGGCGTCGGCGGTGAGGCCGGGGGCCTGACGGCTGGACGAATGGCCCGTGCAACGATGACCCGGACCGGCCGCGACCGGCCCGTCGGGCCGACGTGTCGCTTCACCGCAGAGTACGCAAGTACGCAAGTACGCAGAGAGGTAGTCCCCCCATGACCTCCGTACAGGGAACAGCCGTTGACATCCCCACCGAGGACGGCGTCGCGGACGCCTATGTAGCACACGCCGCCGACGGCGGTCCCCGGCCCGGCGTTCTGCTCTACCAGGACGCCTTCGGGTTGCGCCCCCATCTGACGTCGATGGCCGACCGGATCGCCGAGGCCGGCTACACGGTGCTGGTGCCCAACGTCTTCTACCGTCACGGGCGTTCGCCGGTCGTCGAGCTGCCGGAGTTCATCGACCCCGAGGCGCGACCGGAGATCTGGGGGAAGGTCTGGCCGCTGATCCAGTCCCTGACGCCCGACCTCGCGATGCGGGACGCGGACGCGTATCTGCGCTGGCTGGCCGACTCCCCCCTGGTCGCGGACGGCCCGGTCGCGTTGACCGGTTACTGCATGGGTGCGCGGCTGGCCCTGTACACGGCGGGCACCTACCCGGAGCGGGTCGCGGCCGCGGCCGGCTTCCACGGAGGCCAGCTGGCGTCGGACGCTCCCGACAGCCCGCACCTGGTGGCCGAACACATCACCGCCGAGCTGTACTTCGGCCACGCCGACCAGGACTCGTCCCTGCCTCCCGAGCAGATACAGCGCCTGGAGGACGCGCTGACCGCTGCGGGTGTACGCCACCGCTGCGAGGTCTACCCGGGCGCCGCCCACGGCTTCACCCAGGCGGACACCGCGTCGTACAACAAGGACGGCGACGAGCGGCACTGGGCCGCGCTGCTCGACCTCCTCAAGCGCACGTTCTGACGCGCACTGCCCGAGGCACGCGGGTGCCGGCCTGACCTTCGACCCGTGTCGAAGACCTACGCACTGCATTTCCCAGCTCGCCCTCTGCAAGCAAGGGAGGACGCCCTCGCCGGCGTCGACATCTTCCTGACCGGTATCGCAGCCCTGCACTGAACGACTGCGAACGAGCACGAACGGCCGCTGCACCGCCCGTCCCACCGATCAATCTCTTGGTGTGCCGGCGGCTACGGAGCCGACGACGGCCCTCACGGGCGCGCGGGCGGGGCGCGTCCGTGAGGGCCGTCCAGTCGGCGCCGTCACACTCCGACGGGCTGCCACTCCTGGTTGTCGCCGCCGCCGGTGGGCCACTGGATGATCTTGGCGCCGTCGGCCGTCGAGCCGCCGTTCACGTCCGCGCACAGGCCGCTCTTGACGTTGATCAGGCGGTAGTAGCCACCGGACGTCGGTACGAGCTTCCACCACTGGTTGACGCCGTTGGTGTCCGACCACTGGTCGAGCGCTGTGCCGTTGGAGGTGGAGCCGCCGGGGTTGTCGAGCACCTTGCCGCTGTTGACGTTGGACAGGCGGTACGAGCCGTCGTAGTCGGGGAGCAGCTTCCACTTCTGGTTGGCGCTGCCGGACCAGGGGAACTGGATGGCCGCGCCGCCGTTGGCGGTGGAGGCGCCGGAGATGTCGATGACCTTGCCGCTCCTGCGGTTGACCAGCTTGAAGACTCCGGTGAGCAGGCCGATCGTGATCGTGGTGCTCGTGCCGGCGGTCAGCGACACCGTCCGGGCGTGGTTGCCCAGCGAGGACGTCTTCACCGTGGCGGCGGTGCTGACGGACGTGATGCCGCGTCGGCAGATGAAGGTGATGTCCTGGTCGATGTCCGAGGTGAGCTTGACGGTGGCGGTACGGGCCACGGTGTCCCAGGTCAGGGACTGGATGCTGATGCGGTTGCGGCCGCGGACGCCCTTGATGGTGCCCTGGGCCAGCTGGTCGGGGAGGGCGGGGAGGATCTCCAGGACGCCGGGGCGGCTGTAGACCAGTGCCTCCGCCAGGATGGCGGGGATGGTGTTGGCCGCGTCGCAGTTGTAGATGTCCAGATTGGGGTTGTGGGAGGTCATCAGCGAACGCCAGACCATGTTCTTGCCGTAGATCTTCAGCAGGTTGGCGTACACGCCGGCGCCGTCCTTGAGGCGGGCGCGGGACAGCGCGCGGTGCAGGCTGCCGTGGGCCGAGAAGTTCGCGTCGCCGCGCTTGTCCAGGGCCTTGGCCGCGTACTTGACGAGGTCGGGCTTCTCCTCGGGGTTGATCTCGTGCAGCGGCCAGGCGCCGTACATGTGCTGTACGTGCCGGTGGTCGTAGCGGTCGGTCAGGCCCGGCCAGGACCATTCGGCGAGCGCGCCGTCACCGTTGATGGTGTAGTCGGGCAGCTTGGCGAGCAAGGCGGTCCAGCGGGCCACGCCCTTGCCGCTGCCCTGTTCCAGTCCGAGTTCGTTCGCGGCGTCGATGGCGGCCTGCAGGGCGTGTCTGCCGGCCATGATGTCGCCGGTGGCGTTGATGGAGAAGGACTGGCCCGTGCTGGTCGGGGTGTTCTCCATGGAGAAGGAAGGGACGAACACGGCCTTGCCGTGGGAGTCGGTGCGGGTGAGGAAGTCCTCGTAGAACAGGGCGAGTTCCATCAGGGCGGGGCCCAGCTTGTTCTGGAGAAAGGCCTTGTCACCGGTGACCTGGTAGTACTCCAGCAGTGGGTAGAGCATCCAGTCGGCGCCGCCGGTCCATGCCTGGCCTGGGAAGCTGCCGTTGTTGAAGTGCAGCATGTGCCCGTACTCGCCGTCGGTGCGGGACGGGGCGAGGAAGCCGCGAGCGTTGTAGAACCGGGTCGCGTTGTCGCGCCAGTCGGCCAACTGGCCGAGGACGAGGTCGAAGTACCCCTGCATCGCGTCGGTGAGGTCGAGGATGTTGCCCCCGGAGACCTGGAAGTTGATGTTGGCGTCGGTGGTGAAGTCGTCGGCCCAGGAGCCGGCCCAGGTGCCGGTCCAGATGCCGGTCAGGCGGGGCGGCAGAATGCCGGTGGAGCTGACGAACAGATAGCGGCCGGAGTCGTACATCCGCTCCAGCAGCGCTATGTCGACCGCGCCACTGTTGGACTTCTGGCGGGCGATGAGGTCGCTGGTGGACAGTTGTCGGTCGGCGGTGGAGACGTTCAGGTCGATGCTGGAACGGTCGTACATCGCCTGGTGCTTGGGGGCGTGTCTGCCCAGCAGGGTGGCATAGTCGGCGGTCAGCGAGGCCAGCGCGGCCTGCAGCGGCTTGGCGTCCCAGCCGGTGGAGGTCTCGTACCGGCCCAGCTTGGTCAGCAGCAGCACCTTGGTGGCCTTGGCGACCACGAGGGTGTTTCCGCTCGCGGTGACCGAGGAGCCGGATCCCGAGACGACGACCCGGGTGACGCCCTCGTAGCCGAAGGCGCCCTTCCCGGCAGGGTAGGTGCCGCGCAGGTTCAGGTAGCCGTCGCCGCTGGAGACGCTGGCGGTGGTGGCGAAGGAGACGCTGGACGGCGTGGAGTCCAGTGCGGTGTTGACGCTGAGGGTGGTGTCTACGGTGCGGCCGGTGGCCGGCAGCAGCTCGTGGACGATGACCTGGTCGGCGCGGGAGACGAAGACGTGGCGCTTCCAGGTGCCGAAGGAGTCCGTCCAGGTGTGGGTGACCTCGCCGGTGCGGAAGTCGGTGATCCGGGCGTAGTCGTTGACCGTGGTCATGCCCGGGGTACTGAGCTGCAGCTCGTAGCCGGGGTGGAACGTCTGCGTCCACTGCAGGTTCCAGCCGTTCGCGAAGGTCGACGCGGCCCCGGAGTAGTCGCCCGCCAGCGCCTTGTCCCGGGCCGGCTCCAGCACGCTTCTCAGGTCCGGGGGCATCGTGCTCCGGGTGCCGTTCGGCAGCACCAGTTTGTGGTAGTTGAAGATCATCTTTTCGAGCGTGGGCGTGCCGTAGTACACGGTGCCGTACTCGCCGTTGCCGCTGAGGAACCCGTCGGTCCAGGCCGAGGCGGTGGCGTTGTCCCATGTACCGCGGCCCGGGAGGGTGACCTGGGGCGGGACGGCCGCGGCGGCCCGGTTGGCGAACACGAAGCCCGGCAGGGTCGTGGCGCCGAGGGTCAGTGCGGCGGCGGTGAGGAAGCGCCGGCGGTCCACGGGACGGTCGGGCAGTCTCATGATGCGACTCCGTTGTCTGATGCCTGACGGTGGGTACGGCCGGGCGTGGCGGCGCGCCGGTTCTGGTGCGGGCGGGGTGGCTTCTCGCCGGGAGGGAGCAGGCCGGCGCCCCGGATCGCGCGGTGGCAGGCGTGATCCGGGACTGCGGCCCAGCCCCGCTCCTCAGGCATGGCGTGGGAACTCGTCGTCGCCGCGCCGACGAACGCCCGCCGGCCTGCCGGGTTCACCACATGCCACTCCTCGCGTTTCCTCTCCATGTCCGTGGCGTAACACTCACCAAGGACATGGGATGGATTAGCAGGGATGGCGCCCCGTGGTGTCTAGAGCTGTGGGCGTAAAAACCTTCGATGGCCAGTAAATTCGAAGAACGTGGGGAGATTTTCCCTTTTCTGTTATCGGTGGCGAGGACCGAGGACTGCTCATACATGGGATGTCTTCCGCTCGGGTGGCGACCGAGAAGAATGGCGAGACATTCGGACGCATGTCACCACATCCCGATCGCCCGTTCACCCGTTCACCCGTTCAGCGGATCAGCGGATCAGCGGATCAGCGGATCAGCGGATCAGCGGACGGTCGACCGTCGGGACGCCGGCCGGCTTGAGGCAGAGCGCCCGGGGAGAGCGCATGCCCGAGATGGCGGCGGCGGTGATCGTGGCGAGGCGGACGATGGCGACCAGTCCTCCAGCACGGGCAGGACTGTGCACGTTCGTGCGTGCTCGGCGAGGATTTCGCCGTGCCCCCGGACCGGCACGCGGCTCGTGGGCACGACGCGCCGGAGCCCTTGGGCTCACCGTGCCGGGTGAACGTCGGATTCGCGGACCCCGGCGGCGAGATCGACGGCGTGCGGGCCTCAAGTGGACATCGGACGCGCACTCCACTGGAAACGACCACGGCGCCCGCGGAGTTCGCTCCGCGGGCTCCTTTCGTCGGCCATGGTTCAACTTATTGACATGCACGCGACCCGGTGCCAGTTTGAGAGCGCTCTCAAAGAGGTCCGGACCAATCCGGACCCATCCCCACAGGTGATTCCCCCCACAACAAGTGAACCCCCACGGAGGTGGAGCGTGCCCAGAAGGCTCACTCACCGGCTCCTGGCCCCGGCAGCGGCGGCCGCGCTGCTCGCCGCGGTCCTCGCCATCCACTCGCCGTCGTCCGCCGACGCCGCGGTGCCCGACACCATCCCCCTGAAGCTGACCAACAACTCCGGTCGCGGCGAACCTGTCTACGTCTACACCCTGGGCACCCTGCTCTCGACGGGGCAGCAGGGCTGGGCGGACGCGAACGGCACGTTCCACGCCTGGCCCGCGGGCGGCAACCCGCCCACTCCCGCCCCCGACGCGTCGATCGCCGGGCCCGCCACCGGTCAGTCGAAGACGATCCGGATCCCCAAGTTCTCCGGCCGGATCTACTTCTCCTACGGCCAGAAGCTCGTGTTCAAGCTGACGACCGGCGGTTTGGTGCAGCCGGCCGTGCAGAACCCGAGCGACCCCAACCGCGACATCCTGTTCAACTGGTCCGAGTACACGCTCAACGACTCCGGCCTGTGGCTCAACAGCACCCAGGTGGACATGTTCTCCGCGCCCTACGCGGTCGGGGTGCAGCGCGCCGACGGCAGCACGGCCACCACCGGCCACCTCAAGCCGGGCGGCTACAACGGCTTCTTCAGCGCTCTGCGTGGACAGCCGGGCGGATGGGCCAACCTGATCCAGACGCGCTCCGACGGCACCGTCCTGCGCGCGCTGGCACCGGGCTACGGCCTGGAGAACGGAGCCCTTCCCGCGTCCGCCATGGACGACTACGTGAGCCGCGTCTGGCAGAAGTACGCGGCGAGCACACTGACGGTGACACCGTTCACCGACCAGCCGGACACGAAGTACTTCGGCCGCGTG
It encodes:
- a CDS encoding TetR/AcrR family transcriptional regulator, producing MARVGLTTERVVRAGAELADEVGFDQVTVSELARRFDVKVASLYSHVHNSQDLRTRIALFALEELADRAADALAGRAGKDALVAFANVYRDYGREHPGRSAAARLRLDPETAAAGAGIRHSRMTRAILRGYHLTEPDETHAVRLLGSVFHGYSSLETAGGFSHSAPGSEESWTRILDALDALLRNWPTAPTT
- a CDS encoding GDSL-type esterase/lipase family protein, which produces MQTTYDWITTPITADLLRGALDVEHTEHGVLPHRLPARARAQCTDPQLAGAESQPSGVRLAFRTRATAVELDTLPTKRVYVGAPPRPDGVYDLLVDGRAAGRASVTGGNTVTVDMAAGTTELRPGPVGTLRFTGLPEGDKNVEIWLPHNETTELVALRTDAPVEPAPPSGRKVWLHHGSSISHGSDAASPTTTWPALAASLGDVDLINLGLSGSALLDPFTARTLRDTPADLISVKIGINLVNTDLMRLRAFTSAVHGFLDTVREGHATTPLLVVSPILCPMHEDTPGPSAIDFTSLGDGRLQFHAMGDPAERADGKLALGVIRDELNRIVAQRSAEDPNLHYLDGRDLYGESDSAELPLPDQLHPDAATHLRIGERFAELAFAEGGVFGVRGV
- a CDS encoding FBP domain-containing protein, translated to MEPLTEQEIRAAFVNCTKGEAKRLNIPRDLALQPWEDLDYLGWRDPQAPDRAYLVVELEGRPRALAMRSSTAGSWQARRSMCSMCLTTHSGGVSLMVAPKAGKAGQQGNSVGAYMCSDLACSLYVRGKRDAGIGARLHETVTLEEKIERTVANVAAFVANVTTA
- a CDS encoding glycoside hydrolase family 64 protein yields the protein MPRRLTHRLLAPAAAAALLAAVLAIHSPSSADAAVPDTIPLKLTNNSGRGEPVYVYTLGTLLSTGQQGWADANGTFHAWPAGGNPPTPAPDASIAGPATGQSKTIRIPKFSGRIYFSYGQKLVFKLTTGGLVQPAVQNPSDPNRDILFNWSEYTLNDSGLWLNSTQVDMFSAPYAVGVQRADGSTATTGHLKPGGYNGFFSALRGQPGGWANLIQTRSDGTVLRALAPGYGLENGALPASAMDDYVSRVWQKYAASTLTVTPFTDQPDTKYFGRVSGNVMNFTNSSGAVVTSFQKPDADSIFGCHKLLDAPNDQVRGPISRTMCAGFNRSTLLANPNQPDTTTANFYQDAVTNQYARKIHAQMADGKAYAFAFDDVGNQESLVHDGSPQQAYLTLDPLN
- a CDS encoding glycosyl hydrolase family 95 catalytic domain-containing protein, which encodes MRLPDRPVDRRRFLTAAALTLGATTLPGFVFANRAAAAVPPQVTLPGRGTWDNATASAWTDGFLSGNGEYGTVYYGTPTLEKMIFNYHKLVLPNGTRSTMPPDLRSVLEPARDKALAGDYSGAASTFANGWNLQWTQTFHPGYELQLSTPGMTTVNDYARITDFRTGEVTHTWTDSFGTWKRHVFVSRADQVIVHELLPATGRTVDTTLSVNTALDSTPSSVSFATTASVSSGDGYLNLRGTYPAGKGAFGYEGVTRVVVSGSGSSVTASGNTLVVAKATKVLLLTKLGRYETSTGWDAKPLQAALASLTADYATLLGRHAPKHQAMYDRSSIDLNVSTADRQLSTSDLIARQKSNSGAVDIALLERMYDSGRYLFVSSTGILPPRLTGIWTGTWAGSWADDFTTDANINFQVSGGNILDLTDAMQGYFDLVLGQLADWRDNATRFYNARGFLAPSRTDGEYGHMLHFNNGSFPGQAWTGGADWMLYPLLEYYQVTGDKAFLQNKLGPALMELALFYEDFLTRTDSHGKAVFVPSFSMENTPTSTGQSFSINATGDIMAGRHALQAAIDAANELGLEQGSGKGVARWTALLAKLPDYTINGDGALAEWSWPGLTDRYDHRHVQHMYGAWPLHEINPEEKPDLVKYAAKALDKRGDANFSAHGSLHRALSRARLKDGAGVYANLLKIYGKNMVWRSLMTSHNPNLDIYNCDAANTIPAILAEALVYSRPGVLEILPALPDQLAQGTIKGVRGRNRISIQSLTWDTVARTATVKLTSDIDQDITFICRRGITSVSTAATVKTSSLGNHARTVSLTAGTSTTITIGLLTGVFKLVNRRSGKVIDISGASTANGGAAIQFPWSGSANQKWKLLPDYDGSYRLSNVNSGKVLDNPGGSTSNGTALDQWSDTNGVNQWWKLVPTSGGYYRLINVKSGLCADVNGGSTADGAKIIQWPTGGGDNQEWQPVGV
- a CDS encoding dienelactone hydrolase family protein; its protein translation is MTSVQGTAVDIPTEDGVADAYVAHAADGGPRPGVLLYQDAFGLRPHLTSMADRIAEAGYTVLVPNVFYRHGRSPVVELPEFIDPEARPEIWGKVWPLIQSLTPDLAMRDADAYLRWLADSPLVADGPVALTGYCMGARLALYTAGTYPERVAAAAGFHGGQLASDAPDSPHLVAEHITAELYFGHADQDSSLPPEQIQRLEDALTAAGVRHRCEVYPGAAHGFTQADTASYNKDGDERHWAALLDLLKRTF
- a CDS encoding helix-turn-helix domain-containing protein — protein: MAGRKDGARPAQVTGADGTTWAQELLDHLRPTGRDIRRVAAWLADAVHGTACLQDDTGSLLAGTPTPLDEGLVADIVSGRIASAAWDDEGRHLRLVRVELPQPASAGVLVVSRTEPFDRRASDIVTHTAQVVELLLRAHESSMAGRRLQRATSDLRLAILQLLMVEDTISARRVAAGLWPGLLDTDTACVYVLEAGAQDRDRIAEECLDATDEQALVVRCPAVDAHVIVVAPHDAAAAELRLLVGRRPGTFLGGSAPQSLVRTATGYGQAVSALAVARFRPDKQAVYAERTHPERLMDPAVLHGWTTEVLRPLDTLAHHTRAELLATTRLGLEFTAVNAAKVLGVSRNTVRARMERVEGLLRADFSDLPARAVVHLAINARVGLPEEPHETGPVDTAGTTDTADPRLGDLLAGPALRTWAHDLLGRLESDARDLRRTLRTWIAAGGNAERAAHLLGVHAQTVREHVRSAEPVLERQLLASGTDLYEVVLAHLALGDLDQPDLNRTNRDHPGSPVHK
- a CDS encoding L-threonylcarbamoyladenylate synthase is translated as MAKYFDVHPDNPQPRTIAQVADSIRADALIAYPTDSCYALGCRLGSRDGIERIRTIRHLDDRHHFTLVCQDFAQLGQFVRVDNDVFRAIKASTPGSYTFILPATKEVPRMLQHPKKKTVGVRIPDHVVTQALLSELGEPLLSSTLLLPDEDEPMTQGWEIKDRLDHVLDAVVDSGDCGTEPTTVINFSEGEAEIVRRGAGDVSRFE